TCCGACAGTCGTGCCCTGACCGAGCTTGGGAAGGTGTACGATCTCCGCGGCGACCGCGACACTGCCTACTCCTGTTATCAGCGTGCGGCAGGTGCCGATACCCAGAACCGCGAGGCGATTGATCGGATGAATGCGTATCTGATTGGAATCACGGTTGACATTGATACTGATACTCCGGCAGAGCGTCAGCCGACCGGTGTGATGAAGAAGAAACAATCGTAAATTTTTTTCGCGGGTTTGCAGTGTAATTTCTGAGTCGCCCACGGAAAAACAGAACACACGGAAAAATCACTGAAAAACATCACGGAGCAGACGTGAACATCACGGAAATAAAATTATTTTTTGATGCAGAGAGTCTGTCTCATTGTGATTTTTCAAATGGTTTGTGTTTCAAAAAATCTCAAAACGACATCACGTTGAAAAATGACTCTTCTGAGATCGTATGCAACTTCACAGAATTGTACTGCGTAAGTCTCTATTTAGAATTCCGTGATGTTTATGTCTGCTCCGTGATGTTTTTCAGTGATTTTTCCGTGTGTTCTGTTTTTCCGTGGGCGACTCAGCGACTACGTAACAAAATCCAAAAAAATAGGATGAAGAAGATTATTGGTATTATCTGCGTCTCTGATAGATCGTAGTGTGCGGCTCTGTCTTCTTGGCAGTGCAGTCGCAGCTCATTGCAGGCAGTGTCATGTCGTAACCCGGCTTGTAGCCGAACATTCTCTCATACTCCAGCTGCTGGGCATGCATGTAGAGTGAGTTCGGGATATCCATCGGACAGAGTTCACTGCACTGACCGCAGTTGATACAGGAGTTCGCAATGTGGGCAAAGCGAATCATCTGGAACATAAAGTCCGGAGGAACAATTCCCGGGCGGACAAGTTCAGGTTTCTTGGTCGAACAGTTCTCAGAGCAGGAACAGATCGGACAGTTTTCAATA
The nucleotide sequence above comes from Methanorbis furvi. Encoded proteins:
- a CDS encoding 4Fe-4S dicluster domain-containing protein, whose protein sequence is NWGVVGDKAGKATFVEVCSEKGAMLFDAAVKAGAISSSAPDAKGLEIRGKIENVMIKMGKNAQAKQFAEAGPGLGNYMEAASRCIKCYGCIENCPICSCSENCSTKKPELVRPGIVPPDFMFQMIRFAHIANSCINCGQCSELCPMDIPNSLYMHAQQLEYERMFGYKPGYDMTLPAMSCDCTAKKTEPHTTIYQRRR